Proteins encoded within one genomic window of Ascaphus truei isolate aAscTru1 chromosome 8, aAscTru1.hap1, whole genome shotgun sequence:
- the ZDHHC6 gene encoding palmitoyltransferase ZDHHC6 isoform X2, giving the protein MGVLDSLITFDILLRELRRLCHWGPIIALGVIIICSIVAVLDSILWYWPLDTPGGSLNFLTLINWTVMILYNYFNAMFIGPGLVPVGWKPEKSQDRMFLQYCKVCQAYKAPRSHHCRKCNRCVMKMDHHCPWINNCCGHQNHASFTLFLLLAPLGCIHAAYIFIMTMYTQLYNKMKVILRNKTSIESWIEEKAKDRIQYYQTGETFIFPYDLGSRWKNFKQVFTWSGSPEGDGMTWRLREGCHIYTLTVEQLKQKADKRVRSVRYRAVEDYSGACCPLTKGVRTFFTTPCTEEPRLVLHKEELVLATRGLKHWMYGDKIIENGLPEDGSRMRGWFPRRCVVKCVSDTGSDQSDDEKKTR; this is encoded by the exons ATGGGTGTCCTGGATTCTCTCATCACTTTCGATATCCTTCTTCGAGAATTAAGGAGACTTTGTCACTGGGGCCCTATTATAGCGCTCGGTGTTATAATAATATGCTCCATCGTGGCCGTGTTGGACTCGATCCTCTGGTACTGGCCCCTGGACACACCAGGCGGAAGTTTGAATTTCCTCACGCTGATCAACTGGACTGTTATGATTCTTTACAACTACTTCAATGCAATGTTCATTGGGCCCGGACTTGTTCCAGTGGGATGGAAACCG GAAAAATCTCAGGACCGCATGTTTCTACAGTACTGCAAAGTATGCCAGGCGTACAAAGCGCCGCGCTCTCACCACTGCCGCAAATGCAACAG ATGTGTGATGAAGATGGACCATCACTGCCCCTGGATCAATAACTGTTGTGGGCACCAGAATCATGCATCGTTTACCCTGTTCTTGCTTCTGGCTCCTCTTGGTTGCATCCACGCTGCCTACATCTTCATCATGACTATGTACACGCAGCTCTATAACAAA ATGAAAGTTATTCTGCGGAATAAAACCTCCATTGAGTCATGGATAGAAGAAAAG GCTAAAGATAGAATTCAGTATTACCAGACAGGAGAGACCTTTATTTTCCCCTATGACTTGGGCAGTAGATGGAAGAACTTCAAGCAGGTGTTCACCTGGTCTGGTTCCCCTGAGGGGGATGGTATGACATGGCGTCTGAGGGAAGGCTGTCACATCTATACTTTGACA GTCGAGCAACTGAAGCAGAAGGCAGACAAGCGCGTACGCAGT GTACGGTACCGAGCAGTGGAAGATTACAGCGGTGCTTGCTGCCCTCTAACTAAAGGCGTTCGCACCTTCTTTACAACGCCGTGCACTGAGGAACCCAGGCTGGTGCTGCACAAAGAGGAACTTGTATTGGCTACTAGAGGTTTAAA gcACTGGATGTACGGAGACAAGATTATTGAAAATGGATTACCAGAAG atggGTCAAGAATGAGAGGCTGGTTCCCCAGGCGCTGTGTGGTAAAATGTGTCTCTGACACGGGCTCAGACCAGTCGGACGACGAGAAGAAGACCAGATAA
- the ZDHHC6 gene encoding palmitoyltransferase ZDHHC6 isoform X1, producing MGVLDSLITFDILLRELRRLCHWGPIIALGVIIICSIVAVLDSILWYWPLDTPGGSLNFLTLINWTVMILYNYFNAMFIGPGLVPVGWKPEKSQDRMFLQYCKVCQAYKAPRSHHCRKCNRCVMKMDHHCPWINNCCGHQNHASFTLFLLLAPLGCIHAAYIFIMTMYTQLYNKVSFGWSSVKIDMSMSRRDPAPIIPFGISAFAASLFALGLALGTTIAVGMLFFIQMKVILRNKTSIESWIEEKAKDRIQYYQTGETFIFPYDLGSRWKNFKQVFTWSGSPEGDGMTWRLREGCHIYTLTVEQLKQKADKRVRSVRYRAVEDYSGACCPLTKGVRTFFTTPCTEEPRLVLHKEELVLATRGLKHWMYGDKIIENGLPEDGSRMRGWFPRRCVVKCVSDTGSDQSDDEKKTR from the exons ATGGGTGTCCTGGATTCTCTCATCACTTTCGATATCCTTCTTCGAGAATTAAGGAGACTTTGTCACTGGGGCCCTATTATAGCGCTCGGTGTTATAATAATATGCTCCATCGTGGCCGTGTTGGACTCGATCCTCTGGTACTGGCCCCTGGACACACCAGGCGGAAGTTTGAATTTCCTCACGCTGATCAACTGGACTGTTATGATTCTTTACAACTACTTCAATGCAATGTTCATTGGGCCCGGACTTGTTCCAGTGGGATGGAAACCG GAAAAATCTCAGGACCGCATGTTTCTACAGTACTGCAAAGTATGCCAGGCGTACAAAGCGCCGCGCTCTCACCACTGCCGCAAATGCAACAG ATGTGTGATGAAGATGGACCATCACTGCCCCTGGATCAATAACTGTTGTGGGCACCAGAATCATGCATCGTTTACCCTGTTCTTGCTTCTGGCTCCTCTTGGTTGCATCCACGCTGCCTACATCTTCATCATGACTATGTACACGCAGCTCTATAACAAA GTTTCGTTTGGGTGGAGTTCTGTAAAGATTGACATGAGTATGTCCAGGCGAGACCCTGCTCCTATCATTCCCTTTGGCATTTCTGCGTTTGCTGCGTCCCTCTTTGCTTTGGGCTTAGCCCTGGGCACCACCATTGCAGTAGGGATGCTGTTTTTCATTCAG ATGAAAGTTATTCTGCGGAATAAAACCTCCATTGAGTCATGGATAGAAGAAAAG GCTAAAGATAGAATTCAGTATTACCAGACAGGAGAGACCTTTATTTTCCCCTATGACTTGGGCAGTAGATGGAAGAACTTCAAGCAGGTGTTCACCTGGTCTGGTTCCCCTGAGGGGGATGGTATGACATGGCGTCTGAGGGAAGGCTGTCACATCTATACTTTGACA GTCGAGCAACTGAAGCAGAAGGCAGACAAGCGCGTACGCAGT GTACGGTACCGAGCAGTGGAAGATTACAGCGGTGCTTGCTGCCCTCTAACTAAAGGCGTTCGCACCTTCTTTACAACGCCGTGCACTGAGGAACCCAGGCTGGTGCTGCACAAAGAGGAACTTGTATTGGCTACTAGAGGTTTAAA gcACTGGATGTACGGAGACAAGATTATTGAAAATGGATTACCAGAAG atggGTCAAGAATGAGAGGCTGGTTCCCCAGGCGCTGTGTGGTAAAATGTGTCTCTGACACGGGCTCAGACCAGTCGGACGACGAGAAGAAGACCAGATAA